In a genomic window of Besnoitia besnoiti strain Bb-Ger1 chromosome XI, whole genome shotgun sequence:
- a CDS encoding FAD Malate-dehydrogenase (MDH-FAD) (encoded by transcript BESB_021400) produces MAAALRYLTSALAPGGSLLSSNSRRQLPPLLLTHSSQLRSSCTRWFSSANAARSATAASPASRTPDAAAAPAQQAPPSAAAGAAPSQSKSHGISTGRHSADVYDVFIVGGGVTGTALLYELCKFTDLKKIGLVERRPSFAVVASCPRNNSQTIHCGDIETNYTIEKARTVKRQADMLRNYATKLPPAERDAVVQRMQKMALAIGDTECEFMEKRFNVFKNVFTNMQFIDKKKIAEVEPRVGMKNAHSLRPDSAAAIFIPNEYSAVNYFHLAASFVDQAKQCATGKQVDIHTSTELLELKHDGDTFHIKTTRGTERARFVVVSACGQSLLLAQRMGYGLNFSCLPMAGSFYFAPEMLNGKVYTCQDPRLPFAAVHGDPDLVAVGKTRFGPTALPLPMLERYNASTISDFLQVINPDFDLAKVYLDLLGTSHMRNYVMRNFLFEVPKLNTVLFANDVRKIVPSIKAEDLTYAKGYGGVRPQLIDKHQKKLLLGEGKINPGTGIIFNITPSPGGTTCLGNAELDMRTICKRLGATVDEKLFRQTLLEGEYPVTY; encoded by the exons ATGGCGGCCGCCCTCCGCTATCTCACGAGTGCCCTAGCCCCTGGAGGGTCTCTGCTCTCTTCTAATAGTCGTCGGCAGttgcctcctctcctgtTGACCCACAGCTCACAGTTGCGGAGCTCGTGTACTCGTTGGTTTTCCTCTGCCAACGCTGCACGatcagcgacggcggcgtctccagcCAGTCGAACTCCTgatgctgcagcggctccggcgcagcaggcgcctccgtccgcggcggccggcgcagcgccctctCAGTCTAAGAGCCATGGTATTTCGACGGGACGTCACTCCGCAGACGTGTACGACGTTTTCATTGTCGGCGGTGGAGTTACCGGAACGGCGCTGCTCTATGAGCTTTGCAAGTTCACAG ATTTGAAAAAGATTGGTCTGGTCGAGAGGCGCCCTTCGTTTGCGGTCGTCGCCTCGTGCCCGCGCAACAACTCTCAGACGATTCACTGCGGAGATATTGAGACGAACTACACAATTGAGAAGGCAAGGACTGTGAAACGTCAAGCGGACATGCTCCGAAATTACGCAACCAAGTTGCCtccggcggagagagacgcggtgGTGCAAAGGATGCAGAAAATGGCGCTCGCCATTGGTGACACGGAATGCGAGTTCATGGAGAAGCGGTTCAATGTCTTCAAGAACGTCTTCACCAACATGCAGTTCATCGACAAGAAGAAG ATTGCTGAGGTGGAGCCTCGAGTCGGCATGAAAAACGCCCATTCGTTGCGACCAGATTCTGCAGCTGCCATTTTTATTCCGAACGAATATTCGGCCGTCAACTACTTCCACTTGGCTGCCTCCTTCGTGGATCAGGCGAAACAGTGCGCAACAGGGAAGCAA GTCGATATTCACACATCAACAGAGCTGCTTGAGCTCAAGCATGATGGCGACACCTTCCACATCAAAACAACCCGAGGCACCGAAAGA GCGCGGTTCGTTGTTGTCAGTGCCTGCGGGCAGTCCCtcctgctggcgcagcgtATGGGCTACGGACTGAACTTCAGTTGTCTGCCTATGGCTGGCAGCTTTTACTTTGCACCGGAGATGCTCAACGGCAAAGTCTACACGTGCCAGGACCCTCGACTCCCGTTCGCGGCTGTGCATGGTGACCCAGATCTCGTGGCGGTGGGCAAGACGCGATTCGGACCTACAGCGCTCCCGTTGCCCATGCTCGAAAGATACAACGCGAGCACCATCAGCGACTTCTTGCAAGTTATAAACCCCGACTTTGATCTTGCTAAGGTGTACCTGGATCTCCTCGGCACGTCTCACATGCGCAACTACGTCATGAGAAACTTCCTCTTCGAGGTTCCGAAGTTAAACACCGTCCTTTTCGCCAAC GACGTCCGCAAAATCGTTCCGTCAATCAAGGCGGAAGACCTTACTTACGCAAAAGGCTACGGTGGCGTTCGACCGCAGCTTATTGACAAACATCAGAAGAAGCTGTTGCTCGGAGAAGGCAAAATCAACCCAG GCACGGGCATCATTTTCAACATTACGCCGTCCCCTGGAGGAACCACCTGCCTTGGAAATGCCGAGCTGGACATGCGCACCATCTGCAAGAGACTGGGCGCGACCGTGGACGAGAAACTCTTCAGGCAGACACTTCTGGAAGGCGAATACCCCGTTACGTACTAA
- a CDS encoding hypothetical protein (encoded by transcript BESB_021410) has protein sequence MDRERAGFNADSWLLRIVNFDSLSYRDLIVPWWIIDPVDDRRPLTCCIRCVVCLAFPDDARKSPVEGACAQAEAPPPAQGPSYVAAGERAGGSAASERGGEADDLMKDGRTTQSLTYLLSQRNDASTTCGRTSSANEFTAVYRRQVIYCGSRAIEEQKQARHSGSRYYVQPNCLHSPCSKGAPRDVEPAELPAKREHTPQDLAQKAEPQSGMSARDTYNESRRGSWMETLRGRCTLSTPGKKAERHKKQDSEPGTGRVLTVYVGATDYSNSHAHVEFLAAIAHRREILRKQHQLVLEKVNGLAGAAGGSGRERDLRKQTTPEQAATMDSIHHGKHNDAFTPSGSCYQEQSVLTCWQARQAALEWMISSYSILPAHIIRDAETADYRVRSEGISPCNKLLPSLFALCVDSLNRMLFATLPSILEFQRSTTNGQLLCSLVCWSRARPPPRVALTFLLVSSSAEHSKQHAPTNNVVLQQSLTKAEISGIEPCMHTSLQPRESTGAATMDASAHSEDRSLPEKIWDKSEGPDYCPSDFRQRFPFVDMVLHRVFDVEDLYPLLPFIPEDVIAAVLCSRTLNRTDTEYRLTGLLSSWRRIRESKGRRFRSTAHYGHASGRRIRPQAARENSTSIAAGISCANGVGALAAGCGAFRRGPRYQASDNLGAPPGSCFVYCPDKRLLTYFSPGEILVWLHKRWRLVFVRLTRMQLKNGKGGYANEKRIDDCTSIESVHNGNSAPSATAHDEAVFSESFARSAHAVGSQPRPGEPCVLSEVTGGIVADRVLEVGTEGMTSGYASTSPDGRDRERAGEVVSSIGAGSHADVVRVGVHREDSIALDETAASGIPQIEERLQVVSTPVPADLPSVNWQHASPSRTFQVADLGSSADRSRMPTGSEGSGCMQAASQTGIDEEEEVANELPGSESPVSLGDLSHISLTDLPDLSPTWPDLHPAAVSRKPRTQRRLVNRLVYAPCRRWREVVGSGPQYARPEQQVRTFI, from the exons ATGGATCGAGAAAGAGCTGGATTCAACGCAGATTCTTGGCTGCTTCGCATTGTTAATTTCGATAGCCTCAGTTACCGCGACCTGATTGTTCCTTGGTGGATAATAGACCCCGTCGACGATCGAAGGCCCCTGACGTGCTGCATTCGCTGCGTCGTTTGCCTAGCGTTCCCGGACGATGCACGCAAATCTCCTGTGGAAGGGGCGTGCGCTCAAGCCGAAGCCCCGCCCCCTGCTCAGGGCCCCTCGTATGTTGCCGCAGGCGAAAGAGCTGGAGGTAGTGCTGCAAGCGAGAGGGGGGGCGAAGCAGATGATCTCATGAAAGATGGACGCACAACCCAAAGCCTGACGTATCTGTTGTCTCAAAGGAACGACGCCAGTACAACATGCGGGCGGACGAGCTCTGCCAACGAGTTTACTGCAGTGTACAGACGTCAAGTTATCTATTGTGGATCGCGAGCAATTGAAGAACAAAAACAGGCTAGACATAGTGGCAGTCGCTATTACGTGCAACCGAACTGCCTACATTCACCGTGCTCGAAGGGCGCACCAAGAGACGTGGAACCGGCCGAACTGCCTGCCAAACGGGAGCATACG CCCCAGGACCTTGCCCAAAAAGCAGAGCCACAGTCCGGCATGTCGGCGAGAGACACATACAATGAGAGTCGGCGAGGCTCTTGGATGGAAACTTTGAGAGGCCGATGCACTCTGAGCACACCGGGAAAAAAAGCCGAGCGGCATAAAAAGCAGGACTCGGAACCGGGTACCGGCAGGGTTCTGACTGTGTATGTTGGCGCTACTGACTATTCGAACAGCCATGCACACGTCGAGTTCTTAGCCGCTATTGCCCATAGACGCGAAATCCTCAGAAAGCAACACCAGCTAGTCTTGGAAAAGGTTAACGgactcgcaggcgctgcaggtggTTCTGGAAGGGAGCGAGATTTACGAAAACAAACCACACCTGAGCAAGCGGCTACCATGGACTCGATCCATCACGGCAAGCACAATGACGCATTTACGCCTTCCGGATCTTGTTACCAAGAGCAATCTGTTTTGACTTGCTGGCAAGCACGACAAGCAGCGCTCGAGTGGATGATATCGTCTTACA GCATTCTTCCTGCGCATATAATCAGGGACGCGGAAACGGCGGATTACAGAGT GCGATCGGAGGGTATATCCCCTTGTAACAAGCTCCTGCCGTCTCTTTTCGCCTTGTGCGTGGACAGCTTGAATCGGATGCTCTTTGCGACCTTGCCTTCCATACTCGAGTTTCAGCGGTCAACAACGAACGGGCAACTGCTGTGCTCGTTGGTCTGCTGGTCTCGCGCACGGCCTCCTCCACGCGTCGCTCTGACGTTCCTGCTGGTCTCCTCTAGTGCGGAGCACAGCAAGCAGCACGCGCCCACAAACAACGTCGTGCTCCAGCAGTCTCTCACGAAGGCCGAAATCTCTGGAATAGAACCATGTATGCATACATCTCTCCAGCCAAGAGAGTCTACAGGTGCAGCTACGATGGACGCAAGCGCACACAGTGAGGACAGGAGCCTTCCAGAGAAGATCTGGGATAAATCCGAGGGTCCAGATTACTGTCCGTCGGATTTCCGGCAGCGCTTCCCGTTCGTGGATATGGTGCTGCACCGCGTGTTCGATGTCGAAGATCTGTATCCGTTGTTGCCGTTCATTCCAGAAGACGTGATTGCGGCGGTGCTCTGTTCTCGGACGCTGAATCGAACAGATACTGAGTATAGATTGACTGGCCTTCTGTCGTCGTGGCGGAGAATTCGAGAGTCTAAAGGAAGACGTTTCCGTAGCACCGCCCATTACGGGCACGCATCTGGTCGGCGGATCCGGCCGCAggctgcgagagagaacTCAACCAGTATCGCGGCCGGCATCTCCTGTGCTAATGGAGTAG GAGCACTGGCAGCAGGGTGTGGTGCGTTTCGGAGGGGACCGCGATATCAAGCTTCCGACAACCTTGGCGCCCCGCCGggcagctgcttcgtctACTGTCCGGATAAGCGTTTGTTAACATATTTTAGCCCTGGGGAGATCCTTGTCTGGCTGCACAAACGTTGGCGGCTGGTTTTCGTCCGCCTCACGCGGATGCAACTAAAGAATGGAAAAGGGGGCTATGCTAACGAAAAGCGGATAGATGATTGCACATCGATTGAGAGCGTGCACAATGGAAATTCAGCTCCATCCGCTACGGCCCACGACGAGGCTGTCTTCTCAGAGAGTTTTGCTCGGTCGGCGCATGCTGTAGGTTCACAACCTCGACCTGGGGAGCCGTGTGTTCTTTCAGAGGTCACTGGAGGTATCGTGGCTGATAGAGTGCTCGAAGTTGGCACTGAAGGGATGACGTCCGGCTATGCAAGTACTTCACCGGACGGCAGAGACCGGGAGCGAGCAGGCGAGGTTGTATCATCAATCGGCGCCGGTAGTCATGCTGATGTGGTGAGGGTAGGCGTGCACCGGGAGGATAGTATCGCTCTTGATGAGACCGCAGCTAGCGGGATTCCCCAGATAGAGGAACGACTACAGGTCGTGAGCACTCCTGTCCCGGCTGATCTGCCAAGCGTGAACTGGCAGCATGCTTCACCCAGCCGAACGTTCCAAGTGGCGGACTTGGGTTCCTCGGCAGATCGATCGAGGATGCCAACCGGGTCAGAAGGCAGTGGGTGTATGCAAGCGGCATCCCAAACGGGAATtgatgaagaggaggaagttGCAAATGAGCTGCCAGGGTCGGAATCGCCTGTCAGTTTGGGTGATCTGTCTCATATCTCCCTAACTGACTTACCTGATCTCAGTCCTACGTGGCCTGATCTTCATcctgctgctgtctctcgAAAGCCCCGTACGCAGCGGCGTCTGGTCAATCGACTCGTTTATGCACCATGTCGGCGGTGGCGCGAGGTCGTGGGCAGCGGGCCCCAGTACGCCAGACCCGAGCAGCAGGTGAGAACTTTTATTTGA
- a CDS encoding hypothetical protein (encoded by transcript BESB_021390) — translation MDYSSSELPSVPEETDEEYAERLQKWVDSAATHLGTAKAQATRDEELTDETGLWEGHSFSKPMPSAITADEEPGGARQEEELSPHPRSSAITAKEKQRAAGQDNDLSPEPAPSAGTGEEEQGRGGQDNDLSSELTPSRGTGEEEQGRAGQGNDLSSELAPSRGTGEEEQGRAGREALPTVPAIPITEAQEGTRQDSQLSARHSPTGTDGGPHVEVSEEKGDLNGLESDQQNGTPTVIQQSRDQSAAARQQVVACLDKLQSAPTAVDPKKVCGGAKNGSFDKCVERVTHWIQSGSLDCLLVNFEVEAAGGRSLTVVLPENASEFLYFARLYQVLKRGPCRDLPNETEFGRAVAASMYTTPEALGR, via the coding sequence ATGGATTATTCTTCAAGCGAACTACCCAGTGTACCTGAGGAGACGGATGAAGAGTACGCTGAAAGACTTCAAAAGTGGGTGGACTCCGCTGCAACGCACCTTGGGACAGCtaaggcgcaggcgacacgTGATGAGGAGCTGACTGATGAAACCGGCCTGTGGGAAGGTCACTCCTTTTCGAAACCGATGCCCTCTGCGATCACCGCGGATGAAGAGCCCGGGGGTGCTAGgcaagaggaggagctcTCTCCGCATCCGAGGTCCTCTGCGATTACCGCTAAAGAAAAGCAGCGAGCTGCTGGGCAAGATAATGACCTCTCTCCTGAACCGGCGCCATCGGCGGGTaccggagaagaagaacaggggagaggcgggcaAGATAACGATCTTTCTTCTGAACTGACGCCATCTCGGGGTACCGGGGAAGAAGAACAGGGTAGAGCTGGGCAAGGTAACGACCTTTCTTCTGAACTGGCACCATCTCGGGGTACCGGGGAAGAAGAACAGGGGAGAGCTGGGCGAGAGGCTTTGCCAACGGTTCCTGCTATCCCCATAACAGAAGCGCAGGAAGGTACTAGGCAAGACAGCCAACTCTCTGCAAGGCACTCGCCCACCGGAACGGACGGGGGACCTCACGTAGAGGTGtcagaagaaaaaggggaTTTGAACGGCCTAGAGTCTGACCAACAGAATGGGACGCCGACAGTTATTCAGCAAAGCCGCGATCAgtcagcagccgcgcggcagcaggtGGTTGCTTGCCTAGATAAGCTGCAGAGTGCTCCGACCGCAGTCGACCCCAAGAAAGTCTGTGGAGGAGCAAAGAATGGCAGCTTTGACAAGTGTGTTGAACGAGTAACGCATTGGATTCAAAGTGGAAGCCTTGATTGTTTGCTCGTGAATTTTGAAGTGGAGGCAGCCGGAGGAAGGTCATTGACCGTCGTATTACCTGAGAATGCAAGCGAGTTTCTGTACTTCGCTCGGCTCTACCAGGTCCTTAAGAGGGGGCCATGTCGTGACTTACCTAACGAAACAGAATTTGGGCGAGCCGTGGCAGCGTCAATGTATACCACACCAGAGGCGCTGGGGCGCTGA